A DNA window from Mesotoga sp. BH458_6_3_2_1 contains the following coding sequences:
- a CDS encoding YbaK/EbsC family protein yields MIPEKVLAILKANDLEFYEFPEGTTPTATTAAQMLKVKVGQIAKSILFTCKSGRAYLVICPGDRKVSPSKLKRIAGEKPRLADEIETLRVTGFSPGGVCPYGLSGVKIIVDQSLQQYDTVFPAAGTSGSAVETNFEELVRITGAEAADVSNPMSQS; encoded by the coding sequence ATGATCCCAGAGAAGGTGCTGGCCATACTTAAGGCCAACGACCTGGAGTTCTACGAGTTCCCCGAAGGGACGACACCCACGGCCACGACGGCTGCTCAGATGTTGAAAGTGAAAGTCGGTCAAATAGCGAAGTCGATCCTCTTCACTTGCAAAAGTGGAAGAGCTTATCTAGTGATCTGCCCAGGTGATAGAAAGGTTTCACCCTCGAAGCTCAAGAGGATAGCCGGTGAGAAACCTCGCCTGGCTGATGAGATTGAAACGCTTAGAGTTACGGGTTTCTCGCCAGGTGGCGTTTGCCCCTATGGACTTTCAGGAGTCAAGATCATTGTCGATCAGTCTCTTCAACAGTATGACACTGTTTTTCCCGCTGCGGGGACGTCCGGTTCCGCTGTCGAGACTAATTTCGAAGAGCTTGTAAGGATCACTGGTGCCGAGGCAGCCGATGTCAGCAATCCTATGTCTCAATCGTAG
- a CDS encoding ABC transporter ATP-binding protein, which translates to MMVDPIQVRDLHFSYGKEEVLSGIDLELRHGEVLGILGPNGSGKSTLMGVICGIRKDWNGLVKIMGEDLHSLSVRKLARIVSYIPQSFEPSFDLKVETIVSFGRNPHLRRLGNLTNEDYMVIDDSMRLTEVYEFKDRSFSTLSGGEKQRVIIAKALAQEGKILLMDEFTTHLDPGHARRVGKIATDLVRAKGLSAVAIFHDINQAVEISDRLLFINNGGVIASGEVWDVVTPEIIRQVYGLKSKIMENPISGLPLVVFYD; encoded by the coding sequence ATGATGGTTGATCCAATACAGGTCAGAGATCTGCATTTCAGTTATGGAAAGGAAGAGGTTCTGAGTGGAATCGATCTGGAACTGAGGCACGGAGAAGTGCTTGGAATACTGGGACCAAACGGGAGCGGGAAATCTACTCTGATGGGCGTTATCTGTGGAATTAGAAAGGACTGGAACGGACTTGTGAAAATCATGGGAGAAGACCTTCATAGCCTTTCGGTGAGAAAACTGGCAAGAATTGTATCTTACATACCACAAAGCTTCGAACCATCATTCGATCTGAAAGTCGAGACCATTGTTTCCTTTGGAAGAAATCCACATTTGAGGAGACTGGGAAACTTAACAAATGAGGATTACATGGTAATTGACGACTCGATGAGGCTTACGGAAGTGTATGAATTCAAGGATCGTTCCTTCAGTACCCTCAGCGGAGGCGAGAAACAGCGTGTAATAATTGCAAAGGCTCTTGCCCAGGAAGGGAAGATACTTCTTATGGACGAATTCACAACTCATCTAGACCCGGGGCACGCAAGAAGAGTCGGAAAGATCGCGACCGATCTCGTCCGCGCAAAAGGACTGAGTGCAGTAGCGATCTTTCACGACATAAATCAGGCTGTAGAGATTTCGGACAGGCTTCTATTCATCAATAATGGAGGAGTAATTGCTTCAGGCGAGGTCTGGGATGTCGTTACTCCGGAAATCATTAGGCAGGTTTACGGCCTCAAATCAAAAATCATGGAGAATCCGATCAGCGGGCTGCCACTGGTAGTGTTCTACGATTGA
- a CDS encoding iron ABC transporter permease yields the protein MKRIALFAFFSTASVLGMLWLSSFGTVNYSLTEIFGVFFGDSSGPASNIYMNLRLPRLLVAFLIGSGLAVGGNGLQLTLKNPLADPYIIGISAGASFGAVLSLFLRDVGRISLNMDLLAFVFALFSSFLTYAISRRGGRIPITTLVLSGVIVSFLFNAAVTFLVVFAWRNVITLHFWSLGSLSGVTWDDFLKLLPIIVLQYTLFTTIRRKMIIMAAGEEHAMTVGVHPERIKFLVFFTVSIVSAIAVSTAGLIGFVGLVIPHMVRLAFGTDSKLNLPATAMFGGVFLVVCDTIARTLFQPTELPIGAVTALVGAPVFIYLLRSREVANDG from the coding sequence TTGAAACGTATTGCACTTTTCGCTTTTTTTTCCACAGCATCCGTACTTGGGATGCTGTGGCTCTCGAGTTTCGGAACAGTCAATTATTCGTTGACTGAGATTTTCGGCGTATTTTTTGGAGATTCTTCGGGACCAGCTTCCAATATCTACATGAATCTCAGACTACCGAGATTATTGGTAGCTTTCCTGATCGGCTCAGGGTTGGCCGTAGGTGGGAATGGACTTCAACTGACTCTGAAGAATCCCCTGGCGGACCCATATATTATCGGCATATCGGCAGGAGCCTCCTTTGGAGCTGTTTTGTCATTGTTTTTGAGAGATGTTGGCAGAATATCGTTGAACATGGACCTCCTTGCTTTCGTCTTTGCCTTGTTTTCTTCCTTCCTAACCTATGCTATCTCCCGCAGGGGTGGGAGAATACCCATAACAACACTAGTTCTCTCCGGAGTAATAGTCTCCTTTCTTTTCAACGCGGCGGTAACTTTTCTTGTCGTATTTGCCTGGCGAAATGTTATCACCTTGCATTTCTGGTCTCTCGGTTCTCTATCGGGTGTCACATGGGATGATTTTTTGAAACTGCTTCCGATTATTGTTCTCCAGTACACTTTGTTCACGACAATTCGCCGAAAAATGATAATAATGGCGGCCGGAGAAGAGCACGCCATGACTGTCGGAGTTCACCCGGAGCGCATAAAGTTCCTGGTATTCTTCACCGTATCAATCGTCTCGGCAATTGCAGTCTCAACGGCCGGTTTGATAGGGTTTGTGGGTCTTGTTATACCCCACATGGTCAGGCTTGCATTTGGCACGGACAGCAAGTTGAACCTACCCGCAACTGCGATGTTCGGCGGGGTTTTTCTGGTGGTCTGCGATACCATTGCGAGAACGCTCTTCCAACCGACGGAACTCCCAATCGGTGCAGTGACTGCCCTGGTAGGCGCTCCGGTATTTATATATCTTCTAAGGAGCAGGGAAGTGGCCAATGATGGTTGA
- a CDS encoding ABC transporter substrate-binding protein, which produces MSFLKRFLAVGFVVLFFALSLAFEIVDDLGRLVTIDNPPDRVVIASPAITRYLEILGVSSRIVGVTDWDPYALSNEVEKIGNLVPLNLEKILSLGPDLVMISGGFQEAEVAKLEKIGITTFVMNPNSFEDIYRNLMVVGNLFGIPDKGRRTASNFRDEVLEIAKDSYNVPQNEKPKVVYVMIAGEVSDIWTCGTGSFVNQAIAYAGGANVGAPYSGNNGWFPVSPEFVLNSQPDVILVPYYYDGGQEEAVKMITSYKPFADLPAVKNDRVYPLYDGLTAYANPSFVDLVKTLKELFY; this is translated from the coding sequence GTGAGTTTTTTGAAGAGGTTTTTGGCAGTCGGTTTTGTGGTGCTATTCTTTGCTCTGTCACTTGCATTTGAAATCGTGGATGATCTTGGAAGACTCGTAACGATTGACAATCCCCCCGATAGAGTTGTCATAGCTTCTCCGGCAATCACCAGGTATCTTGAAATTCTAGGTGTATCATCCAGGATCGTGGGAGTGACTGACTGGGACCCGTATGCACTATCGAATGAAGTGGAGAAAATAGGCAATCTCGTTCCTCTCAACCTTGAGAAGATACTCTCTCTTGGTCCTGATCTGGTAATGATCTCTGGTGGCTTTCAAGAGGCGGAAGTTGCCAAGCTCGAGAAGATAGGGATCACAACCTTCGTAATGAATCCAAACTCTTTCGAGGATATCTACAGGAACCTCATGGTTGTTGGCAATTTGTTCGGCATACCTGATAAAGGAAGGAGAACGGCGTCGAACTTCAGAGATGAGGTTCTTGAAATCGCAAAAGACTCCTATAATGTTCCACAGAACGAGAAGCCCAAAGTTGTGTACGTTATGATAGCCGGCGAGGTAAGCGATATCTGGACTTGCGGAACGGGATCTTTCGTTAACCAGGCGATCGCATATGCCGGTGGGGCAAACGTCGGAGCACCTTACAGCGGAAATAACGGATGGTTTCCCGTCAGTCCTGAATTCGTTTTGAACTCCCAGCCGGACGTAATTCTTGTACCGTATTATTACGACGGTGGGCAGGAAGAGGCGGTAAAAATGATAACTTCTTACAAACCCTTTGCAGATCTTCCGGCTGTGAAGAATGATCGTGTTTACCCGCTCTATGACGGCCTAACCGCTTATGCGAATCCCAGTTTTGTGGATCTCGTGAAGACATTGAAGGAGCTCTTCTATTGA